In a single window of the Deltaproteobacteria bacterium genome:
- a CDS encoding DUF547 domain-containing protein has product MFHPLRITLSVAFMTLLLPQLAKAAVDHSTWDTLLRRYVDQDGRVAYRDWQARDLPTFAAYLKTLAETKVEGMSETEAKAFWINAYNAVIIQGVLNGYTAEGLLSRKRLFSWYSILVAGKKRTPDEIEHEILRPTFRDPRIHFTIVCASTSCPKLRPEAYVAERLEQQLDDAAREFINDPQRNRFEVGRVAVSAIFQWFAQDFTEQSGTVVKFLLRFVAEEKKAILESFSRDLQYLEYDWTLNAQPGQRIS; this is encoded by the coding sequence ATGTTTCACCCATTACGAATTACTCTTTCCGTAGCGTTTATGACACTGTTACTGCCACAACTGGCGAAAGCTGCAGTTGATCACTCAACCTGGGATACGTTATTGCGTCGTTACGTTGACCAAGACGGACGGGTGGCGTATCGCGATTGGCAAGCCCGCGACCTGCCGACTTTTGCGGCGTATCTGAAGACGTTAGCAGAGACGAAAGTTGAGGGCATGTCTGAGACAGAAGCGAAAGCCTTTTGGATCAACGCTTATAACGCCGTCATTATTCAGGGAGTACTCAACGGCTATACTGCTGAAGGCCTCCTCTCGCGCAAGCGATTGTTTAGCTGGTACTCGATCCTGGTGGCAGGAAAGAAGCGGACCCCCGATGAGATCGAGCATGAGATCCTACGGCCAACGTTTCGTGATCCGCGGATTCATTTTACTATCGTGTGTGCCTCGACGAGTTGTCCGAAACTACGCCCCGAGGCGTATGTTGCCGAGCGACTGGAGCAACAACTGGATGACGCGGCGCGCGAATTTATCAATGATCCCCAGCGGAATCGCTTTGAAGTCGGACGAGTGGCAGTGTCAGCAATCTTCCAGTGGTTTGCACAAGATTTCACCGAACAATCTGGAACAGTCGTCAAATTTCTGCTCCGCTTTGTCGCTGAGGAGAAAAAAGCTATCTTGGAATCGTTTAGTAGAGATCTTCAGTATCTTGAGTATGACTGGACATTGAATGCGCAACCGGGTCAAAGAATATCGTAA
- a CDS encoding HNH endonuclease, with the protein MKAFLSDVTTAEIQHEKNRARELRRSEWWKRRRAPGVCHYCQQKFLPTDLTMDHLVPLARGGKSTKGNIVPSCKECNSKKKYALPWEEELESTE; encoded by the coding sequence ATGAAAGCCTTCTTGTCCGACGTCACGACCGCAGAGATTCAACACGAAAAGAACCGCGCGCGCGAACTCCGCCGTTCTGAGTGGTGGAAACGTAGACGTGCGCCTGGCGTTTGCCACTACTGCCAACAGAAGTTTTTACCAACAGACCTCACAATGGATCATCTTGTGCCTCTCGCGCGCGGCGGGAAGTCGACCAAAGGCAATATCGTCCCTTCATGTAAGGAGTGTAATAGCAAGAAAAAGTACGCGCTGCCGTGGGAAGAGGAGCTTGAAAGTACGGAGTAA
- a CDS encoding amidohydrolase has product MAEQYTGRLLSSDSHIVEPADLWTTRMDKKWRDKAPRIAALDETGDYIVIDGLRPRPLAFEGPMQDLKAQGMEIPAPKGYKYSDNRPGTWDPHERLKDQDIDGVSGEVIYPGVGLTLVRAPDAEYLYACCRTYNDWLAEFCKPYPNRLKGVGMLPCRGPIEWAVAETERCAKLGLVSVMLPAWVDDRPYNLPDWDPLWAAMQDMGVVASMHIGGRDPFGRAHGPGAGGIIIGIVKFEMNDTLQRLIWGGAPVRFPKLKWALVESGIGWIGATLEFMDHWWDDHKGWMDPRLPETPSTYFHRQFYATFEDDRAGVLTRELMGVENVMWGSDYPHTEGVWPFSRKKVASNFASIPEVDTRKIVHDNTAKLYGFPMA; this is encoded by the coding sequence ATGGCCGAACAGTACACAGGTCGTCTGCTCTCGTCAGACTCACACATTGTTGAGCCTGCAGATTTGTGGACCACACGCATGGACAAGAAGTGGCGCGATAAAGCCCCACGTATCGCCGCGTTGGATGAAACTGGTGACTACATTGTCATCGATGGTCTCAGACCGCGACCTCTCGCCTTCGAAGGACCGATGCAGGATTTAAAAGCCCAAGGCATGGAGATCCCTGCCCCCAAGGGCTACAAATACTCAGATAACCGCCCAGGCACCTGGGACCCGCACGAGCGCCTAAAAGATCAAGATATCGATGGCGTCTCTGGTGAAGTGATCTATCCTGGTGTCGGACTGACGCTAGTCCGCGCCCCAGATGCCGAATACCTCTACGCCTGTTGCCGCACATATAACGACTGGTTAGCTGAATTCTGCAAACCATATCCAAATCGGCTGAAAGGCGTCGGCATGTTACCTTGCCGTGGGCCGATCGAATGGGCTGTCGCCGAAACCGAGCGCTGCGCAAAATTAGGCTTAGTCAGTGTCATGTTGCCAGCCTGGGTTGATGATCGTCCCTACAATTTGCCGGATTGGGATCCACTGTGGGCGGCAATGCAGGACATGGGCGTGGTTGCCAGCATGCACATCGGCGGGCGTGACCCGTTCGGTCGTGCACATGGACCAGGAGCTGGCGGCATCATCATCGGCATCGTCAAATTTGAGATGAACGATACGTTGCAACGTCTCATTTGGGGAGGCGCGCCAGTACGCTTCCCGAAACTCAAATGGGCGTTGGTCGAAAGCGGCATTGGCTGGATCGGCGCAACGTTAGAATTCATGGACCACTGGTGGGACGATCACAAAGGCTGGATGGACCCACGCTTACCGGAAACGCCGAGCACCTATTTTCACAGACAGTTCTATGCCACGTTTGAAGATGATCGTGCAGGGGTGCTCACGCGTGAGTTGATGGGTGTCGAGAACGTAATGTGGGGATCAGATTATCCTCACACCGAAGGCGTCTGGCCATTCTCGCGTAAGAAGGTCGCGAGTAATTTCGCATCTATTCCTGAAGTCGACACGCGCAAAATCGTCCACGATAACACGGCCAAGCTCTATGGGTTTCCAATGGCATAA
- a CDS encoding glyoxalase codes for MSIKVVELHHHGIRIGTSQEDVEKARNFYTDVLGLHTDSHRPNIPTIPGFWMYVGQGERTTQIHLMGATGKSPMARSEKEDPTLPHVALAVEDIQAAKKELEDRGLWHWQIRGLVGPNSDQIFVQDPFGNVIELHQYGSCTCNKISMGTSEMRNG; via the coding sequence ATGTCTATTAAAGTCGTCGAGCTCCATCACCACGGAATCCGCATTGGCACGTCACAAGAAGATGTCGAGAAGGCACGAAACTTCTATACCGATGTCCTTGGTCTGCACACCGACTCGCATCGTCCCAATATCCCCACGATTCCAGGGTTCTGGATGTATGTCGGCCAAGGCGAACGTACCACTCAAATTCACCTCATGGGTGCAACTGGGAAATCCCCAATGGCCCGGAGTGAAAAAGAAGATCCAACCCTGCCGCATGTCGCGCTCGCTGTCGAAGATATTCAGGCGGCCAAGAAAGAACTCGAAGATCGCGGCCTGTGGCATTGGCAGATCAGAGGTCTTGTCGGCCCCAACTCCGATCAAATCTTCGTGCAGGATCCGTTCGGTAATGTCATCGAACTGCATCAATACGGCTCGTGTACGTGCAATAAAATTTCGATGGGAACAAGTGAAATGCGCAACGGATAA
- a CDS encoding MFS transporter: MFGPVRYRIVGLIFLLALINHIDRANISIAAPMMMRELGWSEQLFGVIFSAFLWGYMVIQLPGGYVADRLGGKLIPYLCLGWSIATFLTPLGASSFYLMLVLRLLVGAFEAPIVPAMSIANAAWVPRHELARAQTIIPAALNGGIMLGYPLVTGVSVAYGWPAVFYLCGAVGVVWAFIWMWDGRGTPEEHPSVSPEELAYIQAERVKPVSEHHGWGPVLRSPRVWALAISYTLWVYNMWLMASWLPSYLVKGRGFSDGQMGYLGAAITGAALVGTVAGGWVSDLLLRRGFSANIARKKMPVICMLIGAPFMVLGVSVESPWLCVVLLMCARLFNDSALAGYMSLPTEMSPRHLGAIWGCMSTFGSLAGMVAAMLAGYQVSSTGNWALPFYTAAGSILFAALIMALGVSAEPLRFAEPEKVGAVRPEPVKG, from the coding sequence ATGTTTGGGCCGGTTCGCTACCGTATTGTCGGCCTCATCTTTCTACTGGCACTGATTAACCATATTGATCGTGCCAATATCTCGATCGCGGCTCCCATGATGATGCGTGAGCTGGGATGGAGCGAGCAGCTCTTCGGGGTGATCTTTTCCGCCTTCTTGTGGGGCTACATGGTCATCCAACTTCCTGGTGGATATGTGGCTGACCGCCTCGGCGGCAAGCTCATTCCCTATTTGTGTTTGGGGTGGTCAATTGCCACATTTCTCACGCCGCTCGGCGCTTCTTCATTCTATTTGATGCTGGTGCTCCGATTGCTGGTAGGCGCGTTTGAAGCCCCGATTGTTCCGGCGATGAGCATTGCAAACGCCGCCTGGGTACCGCGGCACGAGTTGGCGCGTGCACAGACGATTATCCCTGCGGCGTTGAACGGTGGCATTATGCTGGGCTATCCGTTAGTGACAGGAGTGAGCGTTGCCTATGGATGGCCGGCAGTCTTTTACTTGTGTGGTGCGGTTGGCGTTGTCTGGGCTTTTATCTGGATGTGGGATGGGCGCGGGACGCCGGAGGAACATCCTTCAGTCTCGCCAGAAGAACTTGCGTATATTCAAGCCGAACGTGTCAAACCAGTCTCTGAACATCACGGCTGGGGGCCGGTGCTTCGCTCGCCAAGAGTATGGGCGTTAGCGATTTCGTACACACTTTGGGTGTATAACATGTGGCTGATGGCGTCGTGGTTGCCTTCTTATTTGGTAAAAGGACGGGGTTTCTCGGACGGCCAGATGGGATACCTCGGGGCTGCGATAACTGGGGCCGCGTTAGTCGGAACGGTTGCTGGAGGATGGGTGTCTGACCTGCTCTTGCGCCGTGGGTTTAGTGCGAATATCGCGCGAAAAAAGATGCCGGTGATTTGTATGCTGATTGGTGCTCCCTTTATGGTTCTTGGCGTGAGTGTCGAGTCTCCGTGGCTGTGTGTCGTGCTCCTGATGTGTGCACGGCTCTTCAATGATTCCGCACTGGCGGGATACATGAGTTTGCCGACGGAGATGAGCCCGCGCCACCTCGGCGCGATCTGGGGCTGTATGAGTACGTTTGGGAGCTTAGCTGGGATGGTTGCGGCGATGCTCGCAGGTTACCAAGTATCATCAACCGGCAACTGGGCGTTACCGTTTTATACAGCGGCAGGGTCGATCCTGTTTGCCGCACTGATTATGGCGTTGGGAGTGTCGGCCGAACCCTTGCGATTTGCCGAGCCTGAGAAGGTCGGAGCTGTCCGACCGGAACCGGTGAAGGGGTGA
- a CDS encoding CoA transferase — MRRTNVKPLQGLVVLDLTRYLAGPYCTLLLGGLGAEVIKVEAPGQGDVYRSRPPYGGPKGASFTKQTDDDLNLGVLHRSRSKKCVSLNLRSAEGKELFLQLCEKADVLVENYAPGTLEKMGFPYAVLKKRNPRLVLCSISGFGQRGPRREWRAYDPIIQAASGISSVTGYADRAPIRCGAAISDTTTPLFAVIGILSALRKRDVTGEGDWVDIAMQDGSFFLLPDVMEFLAAGETPQRMANAYTGGAPFNVYHAKDGYVSVCAPAQADWAKVLVALKREDLANHPHFATIQNRRDHRQEVDQLIQEWIGQYTVQEAVTYLQEQGVPAGPILNPEELLTDEHLNARDMIVPLEHPLHGPIPGAKAIGMPIKLTSTPLAFDQPAPALGGHNEDIYGRLLGLDGPRLQELKERGVI, encoded by the coding sequence ATGAGGAGGACAAACGTGAAACCTTTACAAGGGCTCGTGGTACTCGACCTGACGCGGTATCTTGCCGGTCCATATTGTACGTTACTGTTAGGCGGGCTTGGTGCAGAGGTCATTAAAGTCGAAGCCCCTGGCCAGGGAGATGTCTATCGTTCTCGGCCACCATATGGCGGACCGAAGGGCGCAAGTTTTACCAAACAAACAGATGATGACCTCAACCTCGGCGTGTTACATCGTTCACGCAGTAAGAAGTGTGTCTCACTGAATCTTCGCAGCGCGGAAGGAAAAGAGCTGTTTTTGCAACTGTGCGAGAAAGCCGATGTGCTTGTCGAGAACTATGCTCCTGGCACCTTAGAGAAGATGGGATTTCCTTACGCCGTCCTGAAAAAAAGGAATCCCCGGCTCGTTCTCTGCTCAATCTCTGGATTCGGTCAGCGCGGCCCACGACGCGAGTGGCGTGCATACGACCCTATTATTCAAGCGGCCAGTGGTATTTCCAGTGTTACTGGCTATGCCGATCGTGCTCCCATACGCTGTGGCGCAGCAATTAGCGATACGACAACGCCATTGTTTGCGGTCATTGGTATTCTTTCCGCGCTTCGTAAACGCGACGTCACTGGTGAGGGCGACTGGGTCGATATTGCCATGCAGGATGGCTCCTTCTTCTTATTGCCCGATGTCATGGAATTTCTCGCTGCCGGAGAAACGCCTCAGCGAATGGCAAACGCCTATACTGGTGGTGCACCATTCAACGTTTATCACGCAAAAGATGGGTACGTTTCAGTCTGTGCCCCGGCTCAAGCTGACTGGGCAAAGGTGCTCGTCGCCCTCAAACGCGAAGACCTGGCCAACCACCCTCACTTTGCCACGATCCAGAATCGACGCGACCATCGTCAGGAAGTTGACCAACTCATACAAGAGTGGATTGGGCAGTACACAGTGCAAGAAGCGGTGACCTATCTGCAAGAGCAAGGCGTACCCGCGGGGCCGATCTTGAATCCCGAGGAACTCCTTACTGATGAGCATCTCAATGCACGAGACATGATCGTTCCGCTGGAACATCCACTCCACGGACCGATTCCCGGCGCAAAAGCGATTGGCATGCCCATCAAACTGACGAGCACTCCGCTCGCGTTTGATCAACCCGCACCAGCCCTTGGTGGCCACAATGAGGACATCTATGGCCGCTTGCTAGGATTGGATGGCCCACGATTACAAGAATTGAAAGAACGGGGAGTGATCTAA
- a CDS encoding DMT family transporter, producing MGVSRETRAFLLLTLVTFVWAGLMPTGKIALQGVPPLTIGAIRLTLGTGLLLLYMGRNPTHQVHWTQPVIGSFLLLGATGYLVGVGCSYYGLRLTTVTNAALLNAASPVTLAILSLIFLKERLEQKAILGIVLSVIGVSVIVTRGSWDVVTNSQYNLGDLILLATQVSWGIYTIYGRQLMLRISPLAATTYSYMAGSFWLIIACVVLEREQWRFAETSWASWAAIAYQTVLGTFAHFWFYEAVSTIGPSRAGIFLNLVPVMAIGIAYVFLDETITLPHLIGGVIVLSGILVATRR from the coding sequence ATGGGTGTGTCCCGCGAGACTCGTGCGTTTCTCTTGTTAACCCTGGTGACATTCGTCTGGGCCGGACTGATGCCCACAGGCAAGATCGCACTGCAAGGTGTCCCACCGCTCACCATCGGTGCGATCCGATTGACGCTCGGCACCGGTCTGCTGCTGTTGTATATGGGTCGCAACCCAACCCATCAGGTACACTGGACTCAGCCTGTGATCGGCAGTTTCCTCTTGCTCGGAGCCACCGGGTATCTCGTTGGCGTCGGTTGTAGCTATTATGGCCTGCGATTAACAACCGTCACCAATGCCGCATTGTTGAACGCGGCCTCACCTGTGACGCTTGCCATCCTCTCGCTTATCTTCCTTAAGGAACGCCTGGAGCAGAAGGCTATCCTGGGTATCGTGCTCTCTGTCATCGGCGTTAGCGTGATCGTCACTCGTGGCTCATGGGATGTGGTCACCAACAGTCAGTATAACCTTGGCGATCTGATTCTCTTGGCGACACAAGTAAGTTGGGGAATCTACACGATCTACGGACGCCAGCTCATGCTGCGCATCTCACCGCTCGCGGCAACCACCTACTCCTACATGGCCGGTTCATTCTGGCTCATCATCGCCTGTGTGGTACTCGAACGCGAACAGTGGCGTTTTGCAGAAACAAGTTGGGCCTCATGGGCCGCCATCGCCTATCAGACCGTTTTGGGAACGTTTGCGCACTTCTGGTTTTATGAAGCAGTCTCCACTATTGGCCCGAGTCGCGCCGGAATTTTCTTGAACTTAGTGCCAGTGATGGCGATCGGGATCGCCTACGTGTTTCTTGACGAGACTATCACGCTTCCACATCTGATCGGTGGTGTCATCGTCCTGAGTGGCATTCTGGTCGCAACCCGTCGCTAA
- a CDS encoding CAAX prenyl protease-related protein, with product MPALASHPAVPYVLPFALFLLLTELARWIPNSLLWIYPLKTVVAGTLLLWFRKTYSEIMFEFSWLAVAVGVLVLLLWIPLYGGYFLLSEPQIVNPYELTGSLALPWIAIRLLGSSIVVPVMEELFWRSFLLRYLVNPDFRQVPIGTLTTSAVAISVVLFGVEHNQWLAGIVAGLLYTLLLYRTKSLFSCIVAHAVTNFLLGVYVLMTEQWQYW from the coding sequence ATGCCTGCACTAGCTTCACATCCTGCTGTTCCCTACGTGCTTCCGTTCGCTTTGTTTCTGCTTCTCACAGAGCTTGCACGATGGATTCCCAATAGTCTCCTGTGGATCTATCCTCTCAAGACAGTTGTCGCTGGAACATTACTCCTGTGGTTTAGAAAAACATACAGTGAGATCATGTTCGAGTTCTCCTGGCTCGCCGTCGCGGTTGGCGTTCTTGTCCTTCTACTGTGGATTCCCTTGTATGGTGGCTATTTCTTGCTCAGCGAACCACAAATTGTGAATCCGTATGAATTGACGGGGTCGTTGGCGCTACCGTGGATCGCCATCCGCCTCCTGGGCTCATCGATTGTCGTTCCCGTCATGGAAGAACTTTTTTGGCGGTCATTTCTTTTGCGCTATCTGGTGAACCCGGACTTTCGCCAAGTGCCGATTGGAACGTTGACCACGTCAGCTGTAGCTATTTCTGTTGTCTTATTCGGAGTCGAGCATAACCAATGGCTTGCTGGAATCGTCGCGGGCTTGTTGTATACATTGCTCCTCTACCGCACCAAGTCGCTTTTCTCGTGCATTGTCGCTCATGCGGTGACAAACTTCCTTCTCGGGGTCTACGTGTTAATGACAGAGCAGTGGCAGTATTGGTAA